One window from the genome of Dehalococcoidales bacterium encodes:
- a CDS encoding response regulator: MVSMTNVERKQCVLVVDDHPKVLRFVEIDLKLHGFDVITTTSGAEALELVNSIKPDIVLLDMIMPEVDGFEVLRRLRAFTRLPVMAFSASPESHRDAIQLGADDFVTKPFRPDDMARRIKALLSR; this comes from the coding sequence ATGGTTTCTATGACCAATGTGGAAAGGAAACAGTGTGTGCTGGTGGTGGATGACCATCCTAAAGTGCTGCGGTTCGTTGAAATAGATTTGAAACTGCACGGCTTTGATGTCATCACAACAACCTCCGGCGCGGAAGCTCTGGAACTGGTCAACTCAATAAAACCGGATATCGTGCTCCTGGACATGATCATGCCGGAAGTGGACGGTTTTGAGGTGCTCAGAAGGCTGCGGGCTTTCACGCGGCTCCCGGTTATGGCATTCAGCGCCAGCCCCGAGAGCCACCGGGATGCCATACAGCTCGGCGCCGACGATTTCGTGACCAAACCGTTTCGCCCCGATGATATGGCCAGGAGAATCAAGGCGCTGCTTAGCCGCTAG
- a CDS encoding response regulator transcription factor, producing MKQFRVLVVDDEPRILNFLEIRLKTSGYEVLTADSGLEALEQVQAQEPDLLVLDVVMPGIDGFETLKQIRALSSVPVIILSGREGNTDKIKGLDMGADDYLVKPFNPDELVARIEAVRRRLALDRDRTVIDFITLGNISVNLKNHLVVVDGKEIPLTRIEWLLLSELARNAGKLMMYEELLIKIWGPEYRDDVQILRTWISRIRRKIEPDPAQPAVIRTIPKTGYIIDHPSA from the coding sequence GTGAAGCAATTTCGTGTGCTGGTAGTGGATGATGAGCCGCGTATTCTCAATTTCCTCGAAATCAGGCTTAAGACCTCGGGGTATGAAGTGCTGACCGCCGATAGCGGGCTGGAAGCCCTGGAACAGGTGCAGGCACAGGAACCGGACCTGCTCGTCCTCGATGTGGTCATGCCCGGAATAGACGGCTTTGAGACCCTGAAACAGATCCGGGCTTTATCTTCGGTGCCGGTTATCATTTTGAGCGGCAGAGAAGGCAACACGGACAAGATAAAAGGCCTGGATATGGGCGCCGATGACTATCTGGTTAAACCCTTCAATCCCGATGAGCTGGTGGCGCGGATTGAAGCGGTCAGGCGCCGCCTGGCACTTGACCGGGACCGTACCGTCATTGATTTCATTACGTTAGGGAATATCAGTGTTAACCTCAAGAACCATCTCGTTGTTGTGGATGGGAAAGAAATACCGCTGACAAGAATCGAATGGCTCCTGCTGAGCGAGCTGGCTCGCAATGCCGGTAAACTTATGATGTACGAGGAGCTGCTCATAAAAATCTGGGGACCTGAGTACCGGGATGATGTGCAGATACTGAGGACCTGGATAAGCCGTATCAGGCGCAAGATAGAGCCCGACCCTGCCCAGCCGGCAGTCATCCGCACTATACCCAAAACCGGGTATATCATAGACCACCCCTCCGCCTGA